In Flavobacterium sp. N3904, one DNA window encodes the following:
- the nadA gene encoding quinolinate synthase NadA, with translation MKSLKERILELKKEKNAVILAHYYQEADIQDVADYVGDSLGLSQEAMKVDADIILFAGVHFMAETAKILNPTKKVILPDLKAGCSLAESCPAPLFKEFTEAHPDHIVITYVNCSAEVKALTDIVVTSSNAVKIVESIPKDKPIIFAPDKNLGKYVMEQTGREMLLWDGSCVVHEAFSLDKLIALYKKNPDAQIIAHPESETHILKTANYIGSTAGMINYVKTNPSKKFIVATEAGILHKMKQEVPDKILIPAPSNEDNTCACSECGYMKMNTLQKVYDCLLNETPEINVPDDIREKALIPIERMLELS, from the coding sequence ATGAAAAGTCTTAAAGAACGAATATTGGAGTTGAAAAAGGAGAAAAATGCGGTAATCTTAGCGCATTATTATCAGGAAGCCGATATTCAAGATGTGGCAGATTATGTAGGAGATAGTTTGGGATTGTCACAGGAAGCAATGAAAGTAGATGCCGATATTATCCTTTTTGCAGGAGTGCATTTTATGGCCGAAACTGCCAAAATATTAAACCCTACCAAAAAAGTAATTTTACCCGATTTGAAAGCTGGCTGTTCGTTGGCAGAATCATGTCCGGCTCCTTTATTCAAAGAATTTACAGAAGCGCACCCTGACCATATCGTAATCACTTATGTAAACTGTTCTGCCGAAGTTAAAGCATTGACAGATATTGTGGTTACTTCTTCCAATGCTGTTAAAATTGTGGAATCGATTCCAAAAGATAAACCAATTATTTTTGCACCCGATAAAAATTTAGGCAAATATGTAATGGAACAAACTGGCAGAGAAATGCTACTTTGGGACGGATCTTGTGTAGTTCACGAAGCCTTTTCTTTGGATAAATTAATTGCGTTATACAAAAAAAATCCGGATGCCCAGATTATTGCACACCCGGAATCTGAAACCCATATCCTGAAAACAGCAAACTACATAGGTTCTACTGCTGGAATGATAAATTATGTAAAAACCAATCCAAGCAAAAAATTTATTGTAGCTACCGAAGCGGGTATTTTGCATAAAATGAAACAAGAAGTTCCAGATAAAATTCTTATTCCAGCACCATCAAACGAAGACAATACTTGTGCTTGTAGCGAATGTGGTTATATGAAAATGAATACCCTTCAAAAAGTATATGACTGCCTTTTGAATGAAACTCCGGAAATTAATGTCCCGGATGACATTAGAGAGAAAGCATTAATCCCAATCGAACGCATGCTCGAATTATCTTAA
- a CDS encoding DUF3667 domain-containing protein, whose protein sequence is MNITCKNCHQTFKGHYCSNCGQTAETHKLNLHYLWHDIQHGLLHFDSGIFYTAKELFTRPGHSIREFIEGKRIKHFKPISLIMVLATTYIASIHILHIDLFAKTNETVIPDSHIDMEQFREWLFSHFAWINLLSIPLHTVGTAICFRNQGYNFIEYFVLNTYKAAQKLYVSILFLPLLYHYSGTPTVEILSKILLIIDFVLYFWTNEQFFNQLSKTKTFFLTLLTHFIFWILIIAIASLGVVIVEWYLN, encoded by the coding sequence ATGAATATCACTTGTAAAAACTGCCATCAAACTTTCAAAGGGCATTATTGTAGTAATTGCGGGCAGACCGCAGAGACTCACAAACTCAATTTACATTATTTATGGCATGACATTCAACATGGATTATTACATTTTGACAGTGGAATATTTTATACGGCCAAAGAATTATTCACAAGACCAGGCCATTCGATTCGGGAATTTATAGAGGGAAAAAGAATAAAACATTTCAAGCCAATTTCTTTGATAATGGTTTTGGCAACGACTTATATTGCTTCAATCCATATACTTCATATTGATTTATTTGCAAAAACAAACGAAACTGTAATTCCAGATTCTCATATTGATATGGAACAATTTAGAGAGTGGTTGTTTTCTCATTTTGCTTGGATTAACTTATTGAGCATTCCTTTACATACTGTTGGTACAGCAATTTGCTTTAGAAATCAAGGGTATAATTTTATAGAATATTTTGTGCTCAACACTTACAAAGCGGCTCAAAAATTATATGTTTCCATTTTGTTTCTTCCACTTTTGTATCATTATAGCGGAACTCCAACTGTTGAAATTTTGAGCAAAATTCTTCTTATTATTGATTTTGTCTTATATTTTTGGACCAACGAGCAATTTTTCAATCAGTTGTCAAAAACAAAAACATTTTTCTTGACACTATTGACTCATTTTATTTTTTGGATTTTAATAATCGCAATTGCTTCTCTTGGGGTCGTTATTGTTGAATGGTATTTAAACTAA
- a CDS encoding RrF2 family transcriptional regulator: MFSKTCEYGIRATIFIASQSYQNNRVGLKDIAKKIDSPEAFTAKILQILSKDNIIHSVKGVGGGFEIPREIMKDIKLAQIVNALEGDRVFTGCGLGLSQCTEGHPCPMHEKFKAIRNELAFMLENTNLEELALGIKSGDTFLRY; the protein is encoded by the coding sequence ATGTTTTCTAAAACCTGCGAATACGGCATTCGAGCTACAATTTTCATAGCTTCCCAATCTTATCAAAACAATAGAGTTGGGCTCAAAGACATTGCCAAAAAAATTGATTCCCCTGAAGCTTTTACAGCAAAAATTCTTCAAATATTATCCAAAGACAACATTATACATTCCGTAAAAGGTGTTGGCGGAGGTTTTGAAATACCTCGGGAAATAATGAAAGACATCAAATTGGCCCAAATAGTAAATGCCTTGGAAGGTGACCGCGTTTTTACTGGTTGTGGTTTGGGACTCAGTCAATGTACCGAAGGACATCCTTGTCCGATGCACGAAAAATTCAAAGCCATCCGAAACGAATTGGCTTTCATGCTCGAAAATACGAATCTAGAAGAGTTGGCTCTTGGAATTAAATCTGGAGATACTTTTTTGAGATATTAA
- a CDS encoding anaerobic ribonucleoside-triphosphate reductase activating protein, giving the protein MNTNNEHILQKESVAKPIYSLTPFTLLDYPHKSACILWFAGCNMRCLYCYNPEIVLGKGIISFEKIISFLKSRINLLDAVVFSGGECLLHKKCISFIAEVKKMGFLVKIDTNGSQPEVLKELIEKELINYVALDFKAMPASFEKITQSKLFIPFEKSLLLLLQSRIPFEVRTTVHSELLKKKDIQEMIFYLEAIGYTGNYYIQHFMNEVSTIEKLGHSFKELENENLSTEKIKVHFRG; this is encoded by the coding sequence GTGAACACAAACAACGAACACATTTTACAGAAGGAAAGTGTTGCTAAACCTATTTATAGCTTAACTCCTTTTACGTTATTGGATTACCCTCATAAATCAGCTTGCATACTTTGGTTTGCAGGCTGTAATATGCGTTGTCTTTATTGTTATAATCCCGAAATTGTTTTGGGTAAAGGAATAATTTCATTCGAAAAAATAATATCTTTTTTAAAATCCAGAATCAATCTTTTGGATGCTGTTGTTTTTAGCGGAGGCGAATGTTTGTTGCATAAAAAGTGCATTTCATTTATCGCCGAAGTCAAAAAAATGGGATTCTTGGTCAAAATAGACACCAATGGTTCACAACCTGAAGTCCTAAAAGAACTCATAGAAAAAGAGCTCATCAATTATGTGGCGCTCGATTTTAAGGCAATGCCTGCTAGTTTTGAAAAGATAACACAGTCCAAACTTTTTATTCCCTTCGAAAAGTCATTGCTTTTATTGCTTCAAAGCAGAATACCGTTTGAAGTACGCACAACAGTGCATTCTGAATTATTAAAGAAAAAGGACATTCAGGAGATGATTTTCTATTTAGAAGCAATTGGTTATACTGGAAACTATTACATTCAGCATTTTATGAATGAGGTTTCAACGATTGAAAAATTAGGACATTCATTCAAGGAATTGGAAAATGAAAATCTTTCGACAGAAAAAATTAAAGTGCATTTTAGAGGATAA
- the nrdD gene encoding anaerobic ribonucleoside-triphosphate reductase, with protein sequence MKITTKEILDQNQELRTKCLVYTRVMGYHRPVESFNIGKKGEHKQRTHFTEGKCC encoded by the coding sequence ATGAAAATAACAACCAAAGAGATTTTAGATCAAAATCAAGAATTACGCACCAAGTGCTTAGTGTACACACGAGTTATGGGCTATCATAGACCCGTAGAAAGTTTTAACATAGGAAAAAAAGGTGAACACAAACAACGAACACATTTTACAGAAGGAAAGTGTTGCTAA
- a CDS encoding ribonucleoside triphosphate reductase produces the protein MENYVIKRNGKYKPFESFKIKDAIEKSFKSVSVVVDESVFENIIIQLESKEVWAVEEIQDLIEKKLFEKKYFDVMRSFMLFRHTRKLQREHINGLNDDTTYVDSTQTIEEYIEQTDWRINANANTSYSNAGLVNNVAGKIIANYWLDKVYTKEEGYAHRNGDIHIHDLDCLTGYCAGWSLRVLLNEGFNGVRGRVESKPPSHFREALGQMANFMGILQSEWAGAQAFSSFDTYLAPYVFKDNLGFDDVLKAVRGFVYNLNVPARWGQSPFTNITLDWIVPDDLKTQIPTKNDYHIFENNITSNLLIRARKRGVTKVTDLRYEHFQKEMNLINKAYYTVMTEGDANGQPFTFPIPTVNITEAFDWDGENTDLLFENTAKIGSSYFQNFIGSQYILDENGNQIENENAYKPNAVRSMCCRLQLDLRELLKRGNGLFGSAEMTGSIGVVTINMARLGYLNKGNKDKLYTQLDQLLYIAKSTLEKKRVFIQEMYDRGLYPYTKRYLQHFRNHFSTIGVNGMNEMIQNFSNNQDTITSEEGIEFASGILDHIRNRMREFQEETGNLYNLEATPAEGTTYRFAKEDKKRFDDIIQAGQNQNIYYTNSSQIPVDYTEDPYEALLLQDQLQCKYTGGTVLHLYMSEKISSPEACKQFVKKVISNFRLPYITVTPVFSVCPIHGYLNGEHEYCPKCDEIIIEEKAKFIEI, from the coding sequence ATGGAAAATTACGTCATCAAAAGAAATGGAAAATACAAGCCATTTGAAAGTTTTAAAATAAAAGATGCTATTGAAAAGAGTTTCAAGAGTGTCTCCGTAGTTGTTGACGAAAGTGTTTTTGAAAATATAATTATTCAACTTGAGAGCAAAGAGGTATGGGCCGTTGAAGAAATTCAGGACTTAATTGAGAAAAAATTGTTTGAGAAAAAATATTTTGATGTGATGCGCTCCTTTATGTTGTTTCGCCACACCAGAAAATTGCAGCGAGAGCATATCAACGGATTAAACGATGATACTACTTATGTTGACAGTACACAAACTATCGAAGAATACATAGAGCAAACCGATTGGCGCATCAATGCCAATGCCAATACTTCGTATTCTAATGCAGGATTGGTAAATAATGTGGCGGGAAAAATCATTGCCAATTACTGGTTGGATAAAGTCTATACCAAAGAAGAAGGTTATGCACACCGCAACGGAGATATTCACATTCATGATTTGGATTGCCTTACAGGATATTGTGCAGGTTGGAGCTTGCGTGTATTGCTTAACGAAGGTTTTAATGGCGTTAGAGGTCGTGTGGAGAGCAAACCACCTTCTCATTTTAGGGAGGCGCTGGGACAAATGGCCAATTTTATGGGAATTCTTCAAAGCGAATGGGCAGGAGCACAGGCTTTCAGTTCGTTTGATACCTATCTTGCTCCTTATGTTTTTAAAGATAATCTAGGTTTTGATGATGTTTTGAAGGCAGTAAGAGGTTTTGTTTATAACTTGAATGTGCCGGCGCGCTGGGGACAATCTCCTTTTACGAATATTACTTTGGACTGGATTGTTCCCGATGATCTAAAGACTCAGATTCCAACCAAAAATGACTACCATATTTTTGAAAATAACATTACATCTAATTTATTAATTAGAGCCAGAAAAAGAGGAGTAACCAAAGTAACCGATTTGCGCTATGAGCATTTCCAGAAAGAAATGAACCTCATAAACAAAGCGTATTATACTGTAATGACCGAAGGCGACGCCAATGGTCAACCATTTACATTCCCGATTCCGACAGTAAACATTACCGAAGCTTTTGATTGGGATGGTGAAAATACCGATTTGCTTTTTGAAAACACAGCAAAAATCGGTTCTTCGTATTTTCAGAATTTTATAGGAAGTCAGTATATTTTGGATGAAAATGGCAATCAAATTGAAAATGAGAATGCCTACAAACCGAATGCCGTTCGCAGTATGTGTTGTCGTTTGCAACTTGACTTGCGTGAATTGTTAAAACGCGGGAACGGACTTTTTGGAAGTGCAGAAATGACCGGAAGTATTGGCGTGGTGACTATAAACATGGCCCGTTTGGGATACTTAAACAAAGGGAATAAAGATAAATTATATACCCAACTGGATCAGCTTTTATATATTGCCAAATCGACTTTGGAGAAAAAAAGAGTGTTTATTCAGGAAATGTATGATCGCGGATTATATCCTTATACCAAACGTTATTTGCAACATTTCAGAAATCATTTTTCGACTATTGGTGTAAATGGAATGAATGAAATGATTCAGAATTTCTCCAACAATCAAGACACAATTACTTCTGAAGAGGGTATTGAATTTGCTTCTGGAATTCTAGATCACATTCGAAACAGAATGAGAGAGTTTCAGGAAGAAACTGGGAATCTTTACAATTTGGAAGCTACTCCTGCTGAAGGGACAACTTATCGTTTTGCCAAAGAAGACAAAAAACGTTTTGACGATATTATTCAAGCCGGACAAAATCAGAATATTTATTATACCAATAGTTCTCAAATTCCAGTAGATTATACAGAGGATCCTTATGAAGCTTTGTTGTTGCAAGATCAATTGCAATGCAAATACACTGGCGGAACGGTTTTGCACTTGTACATGAGCGAAAAAATAAGTTCACCAGAAGCCTGTAAGCAGTTTGTAAAAAAAGTGATTTCCAATTTTAGATTGCCTTATATCACTGTAACGCCGGTGTTCAGCGTATGCCCAATACACGGTTACTTGAATGGAGAACACGAATATTGTCCGAAATGTGATGAAATTATAATTGAAGAAAAAGCTAAGTTCATTGAAATTTAG
- the ric gene encoding iron-sulfur cluster repair di-iron protein has protein sequence METLEKITIGEYVAKDFRTAALFSKYGIDFCCNGNRSIEEACQKKAVNPDILLGEIENILASKSDIGIDFNAWPIDLLADYIEKTHHRYVVEKTPVLLQFLDKLSKVHGANHPELLEINELFKGCAEELANHMKKEEMILFPFVKNMVHAVISDELIEQPHFGTIQNPITMMMHEHDAEGERFRKIAELSNNYTPPSDGCNTYKVTFAMLLEFEEDLHKHIHLENNILFPKATKLEKDFSTQL, from the coding sequence ATGGAAACTTTAGAGAAAATTACAATAGGAGAATATGTAGCAAAAGACTTTAGAACAGCAGCTTTATTTTCAAAATATGGCATTGATTTTTGCTGTAATGGCAACAGAAGCATTGAAGAAGCTTGTCAGAAAAAAGCAGTCAACCCTGATATTTTATTAGGGGAAATTGAAAATATTTTAGCATCAAAAAGCGATATAGGAATCGATTTCAATGCATGGCCAATCGATTTATTGGCCGATTATATTGAGAAAACGCATCATCGCTATGTTGTTGAAAAAACACCGGTTTTGCTTCAGTTTTTAGATAAATTAAGCAAAGTGCATGGGGCAAATCATCCTGAATTGTTGGAGATAAATGAACTCTTTAAAGGTTGCGCCGAAGAATTGGCTAATCATATGAAAAAAGAGGAAATGATTTTATTTCCATTTGTAAAGAACATGGTTCATGCCGTTATCTCGGATGAATTAATTGAGCAACCTCATTTTGGAACTATTCAAAATCCTATCACTATGATGATGCACGAACACGATGCCGAAGGAGAACGTTTTAGAAAAATAGCAGAATTAAGCAATAATTATACACCGCCATCAGACGGATGCAACACCTATAAAGTAACATTTGCGATGTTGCTGGAATTTGAAGAGGATCTCCATAAACACATTCATTTGGAAAATAATATTTTATTCCCAAAAGCAACCAAGCTCGAAAAGGATTTTTCGACACAATTATAA
- a CDS encoding alginate export family protein — protein MINLGIYAQEFDATLQIRPRYEFRNGYRSFIPYGVSPSQFISQRTRLSLNFKQDKFVTRVVMQNVRVWGDVPTTTKTDVNGVELFEAWAQYNFDEHWRIRLGRQAISYDNQRLLSQSDWAQSGQSQDAALVTFQNKKNQLDLGYSYSALSETDIVTPYSVNNYKSMQFAWYHTQLKKVDVSLLFLNAGYEEAMPKPVPDPLPELKQDYMQTFGTYISSTSNKWTGTFATYGQTGKYEKNTVSAWYAWATLGYSFTEHFNTTLGYEFLSGKGQDNSSTMIKSFYPKNGANHAFDGNMDYFYVSNYQNNAGLKDYFLKLNYITGKWDALLTSHVFYAGNTVLDASKNKMNPYYGVEEDFIVKYAAHKNITVSGGYSQIFGTSTLQSIKGGDIDHPNNWAWVMVNVNPQIFSTKK, from the coding sequence ATGATAAACCTAGGAATCTATGCTCAGGAATTTGATGCTACATTACAAATCAGACCCCGTTATGAATTTAGAAACGGTTATCGCTCCTTTATTCCTTATGGAGTTTCCCCATCACAGTTTATTTCTCAAAGAACCCGTTTGAGTCTGAATTTCAAGCAAGATAAATTTGTTACTCGAGTGGTAATGCAAAATGTTCGAGTGTGGGGTGATGTACCGACAACAACAAAAACAGATGTTAATGGCGTTGAATTATTTGAAGCTTGGGCACAATATAATTTTGATGAACATTGGAGAATTCGACTAGGGAGACAAGCCATTTCTTATGACAACCAACGTTTATTATCCCAATCGGATTGGGCGCAATCTGGCCAAAGTCAAGATGCTGCTTTGGTAACTTTTCAAAACAAAAAAAATCAACTGGATCTTGGTTATTCCTATAGCGCTTTGTCTGAGACAGACATTGTAACCCCTTATTCGGTAAACAATTATAAAAGCATGCAATTTGCCTGGTATCACACTCAATTGAAAAAAGTGGATGTGAGTTTGCTTTTTCTAAATGCGGGATATGAAGAGGCTATGCCAAAACCAGTACCAGATCCGCTACCCGAGTTAAAACAAGATTACATGCAGACTTTTGGGACCTATATTAGTAGTACCTCAAATAAATGGACCGGAACTTTTGCCACATACGGGCAAACCGGAAAATACGAAAAAAACACTGTGAGTGCATGGTATGCCTGGGCAACATTAGGATATTCTTTTACAGAACATTTTAATACTACACTTGGATATGAGTTCCTTTCTGGAAAAGGACAAGACAATTCCAGTACGATGATTAAATCCTTTTATCCTAAAAACGGAGCCAATCATGCCTTCGATGGAAATATGGATTATTTCTATGTGTCTAACTACCAAAACAATGCAGGTTTAAAAGATTATTTCTTGAAACTCAATTACATTACAGGAAAATGGGATGCCTTGCTTACCAGTCATGTTTTTTATGCCGGAAATACTGTTTTGGATGCTTCCAAAAACAAAATGAATCCTTATTATGGTGTTGAAGAAGATTTTATTGTAAAATATGCCGCCCATAAAAACATAACAGTATCCGGAGGATATTCTCAAATTTTCGGAACCAGTACGCTTCAAAGCATTAAAGGAGGAGACATAGACCATCCCAACAACTGGGCTTGGGTAATGGTTAATGTAAATCCTCAAATATTTTCAACCAAAAAATAG
- a CDS encoding alpha/beta hydrolase family protein — MKNYSSTLKLVLVHLFLTASLFAKSPSQTIIAKTAHDSIVRKQISEDNFVLINGIKQWITIKGESSKPVVLFIHGGPGSPISPYSDNLYKDLSKDFIIVQWDQRGTGKTYGRNAPAELTPEFLQANPLTLEQMTADGIAVSEYLLKHLGKQKLILFGTSWGSALGVKIVTKRPDLFYAYVGHSQIVKPAIDEAFYTKIYKIAEDKNDSESLEVLNSIGKPPYDRAKKTGQLFRVLKKYERANSTPAPDTWFVEATAYNSPKDNQNREDGDDYSFVNYIGDSKLGVHSMIDTIDLMQDNLEFKIPVYLIQGNEDLMTPKEASKAYFDKIKAPEKKYYLLPKTAHGFNESVLETQSKIFRSIKTS; from the coding sequence TTGAAAAATTACTCCAGTACATTAAAATTAGTATTAGTTCATTTATTTTTAACTGCATCACTTTTTGCTAAATCTCCATCGCAAACTATAATTGCAAAGACCGCTCATGACTCCATTGTCAGAAAGCAAATTTCTGAAGACAACTTTGTTTTGATCAACGGCATCAAGCAATGGATAACGATTAAAGGAGAAAGTTCAAAACCTGTTGTTTTGTTTATTCACGGCGGTCCCGGTAGTCCTATAAGTCCTTATTCGGACAATCTGTACAAAGATTTGTCAAAGGATTTTATCATTGTTCAATGGGATCAGCGAGGAACAGGAAAAACGTATGGACGTAACGCTCCAGCAGAATTGACACCTGAATTTTTGCAGGCTAATCCATTAACATTGGAGCAAATGACAGCTGACGGAATTGCAGTGTCTGAATATCTTTTGAAACATTTGGGAAAACAAAAACTCATCCTTTTTGGTACATCCTGGGGCTCGGCACTAGGAGTCAAAATAGTAACCAAAAGACCAGATTTATTTTATGCTTATGTGGGTCATTCACAAATTGTAAAACCGGCGATTGATGAAGCATTTTATACCAAAATTTATAAAATTGCTGAGGATAAAAACGACTCGGAATCGTTGGAAGTGTTGAACTCTATTGGTAAACCACCTTACGATAGAGCCAAAAAAACGGGCCAGTTATTTAGAGTTTTAAAAAAGTATGAAAGAGCCAATTCGACACCTGCTCCTGATACTTGGTTTGTAGAAGCAACTGCTTATAACAGTCCGAAAGACAATCAAAATCGAGAGGATGGTGATGATTATTCATTTGTCAATTATATCGGTGACAGCAAACTGGGAGTGCATTCGATGATTGATACGATTGACTTGATGCAAGATAATTTAGAGTTTAAAATTCCTGTTTACTTGATTCAAGGCAATGAAGACCTAATGACACCAAAAGAAGCTTCGAAAGCCTATTTTGATAAAATAAAAGCACCCGAAAAGAAGTATTATTTGCTTCCGAAAACTGCTCATGGTTTTAATGAATCGGTTTTGGAAACACAATCTAAAATTTTTAGGAGTATAAAAACGTCATAG
- the budA gene encoding acetolactate decarboxylase, with protein MTYSLKAISFILITLSYFTSNAQKDRNTKIYQYATINALMEGGFDGDMTFSDLQKKGTFGIGTFNELDGEMIGFDNHFYQIKSDGKAYEVLPSQKTPFAVVTNFYKDNVVFAHQTFDLKKLYALLDTISPNKNLYVAYKIKVKCQTLKTRSVSKQVRPYPLMIDAVKKQSVFELGTISGTLIGFRFPDYMKGLNVPGYHFHFLSDDKKVGGHVLDLSGSNFEIEIDYMDDFELHIPDNEAFNKLNLTKTKAEDLEKVEK; from the coding sequence ATGACTTATTCTTTAAAAGCAATTAGCTTTATACTTATTACATTATCCTATTTTACGAGCAACGCCCAAAAAGACAGAAACACTAAGATTTATCAATATGCCACAATCAACGCCTTGATGGAAGGTGGTTTTGATGGTGATATGACTTTTAGCGATTTGCAAAAAAAAGGCACTTTCGGTATCGGAACTTTTAATGAATTGGACGGCGAAATGATTGGGTTTGACAATCATTTTTATCAAATTAAATCGGATGGAAAAGCTTATGAAGTTTTGCCTTCGCAAAAAACACCTTTTGCAGTTGTGACCAATTTTTATAAAGACAATGTTGTTTTTGCACATCAAACATTTGACCTCAAGAAGCTCTATGCTTTACTGGACACCATATCGCCCAATAAAAATTTATATGTGGCGTATAAAATCAAAGTAAAATGTCAGACTCTAAAAACCAGAAGCGTTTCCAAACAAGTGAGGCCGTATCCTCTGATGATTGATGCCGTAAAAAAGCAATCGGTATTTGAGTTGGGGACTATTTCTGGAACACTGATTGGTTTTCGATTTCCGGATTATATGAAAGGACTTAATGTTCCGGGATATCATTTTCATTTCCTGTCGGATGATAAAAAGGTAGGTGGACACGTATTGGATTTATCGGGTTCAAATTTTGAAATTGAAATTGACTACATGGATGATTTTGAATTGCATATTCCCGATAATGAAGCATTCAATAAACTGAATTTAACTAAAACCAAAGCGGAAGATTTGGAGAAAGTGGAGAAATAA
- a CDS encoding group III truncated hemoglobin — MTNKDITNIEDIQLLVNSFYAKVKKDDLISGIFNEKIGDRWPEHLEKMYRFWQTILLEEHTYSGSPFPPHKQLPVEKEHFNRWMEVFTETVDSLFTGKNADEAKLRGKMMAEMFNHKIEYFRHEAKHPLL; from the coding sequence ATGACAAACAAAGACATAACAAACATAGAAGATATTCAATTATTGGTCAACAGCTTTTACGCCAAAGTGAAAAAAGACGATCTGATTAGTGGTATTTTCAACGAAAAAATAGGTGATCGTTGGCCAGAACATTTGGAGAAAATGTATCGCTTTTGGCAAACTATTTTGCTCGAAGAACACACTTATTCAGGAAGTCCTTTTCCACCGCACAAACAACTCCCTGTCGAGAAAGAACATTTTAACCGTTGGATGGAAGTTTTTACTGAAACTGTGGATAGCTTATTTACAGGTAAAAATGCTGATGAAGCCAAACTGAGAGGTAAAATGATGGCCGAGATGTTCAATCACAAAATTGAGTATTTCAGGCATGAGGCAAAACATCCGCTTTTGTAA
- a CDS encoding DUF4136 domain-containing protein — protein sequence MKTFKFLPLLLLFIVASCSTIKVNSDYDKSVNFSQFKTYAYMKSGIDKVEISDIDKKRILNAIDQQMLAKGFTKSETPDLLINIFTKSREQVSVNQFNSGWGYGWGWGWNPYLYGGQTTVTTSTEGVLYIDLVDAKKKELVWQGEGKGDLSKKAEEKDKIVNDFVTQILAQYPPVLPQK from the coding sequence ATGAAAACATTTAAATTCTTGCCCTTATTATTGCTTTTCATAGTAGCCTCATGCAGTACTATAAAAGTAAATTCAGATTACGATAAAAGTGTCAATTTTTCACAGTTCAAAACGTATGCCTATATGAAATCAGGTATCGACAAAGTGGAAATTTCAGATATTGATAAAAAACGAATCCTGAATGCCATTGATCAACAAATGCTAGCCAAAGGATTTACAAAAAGCGAAACACCCGATTTATTAATTAATATTTTTACTAAATCCCGCGAACAAGTTAGCGTCAATCAATTCAACTCAGGTTGGGGTTACGGATGGGGTTGGGGATGGAATCCTTACCTGTACGGAGGGCAAACAACAGTTACCACCTCTACAGAAGGGGTTTTATATATTGATTTAGTTGATGCCAAAAAGAAAGAATTAGTTTGGCAAGGAGAAGGAAAAGGGGATCTAAGTAAAAAAGCAGAAGAAAAAGACAAAATTGTTAATGATTTTGTAACTCAAATTTTGGCTCAGTACCCACCTGTACTTCCCCAAAAATAA